In one window of Spiroplasma corruscae DNA:
- a CDS encoding ATP-binding protein, which yields MKIKINSVEGFKKNQIINFKDNLNIILGPSGSGKTTLLNKIEFCYINQISNKEIEIEGSIKNNEVYKFQIEDEKDAKKLSDFYIKLTLRYLLEFYYIVTSENEYLNAFKKSRVSNIDLIKLVNDQFLLFINYFKSLYKEGFLYMDSLNNRFYLIKIKGFHNLFYILINKVITNDIDNNFHLDIERMYQNNYLNYLDYLNNSIWINDYLISKYNNKKNISIDSSVFIKYYGKSFNEFIQRTEVLELFRTLRKNISPKELIKFIDNKVEKLNIDTFSTTQEKLITSTINNKVILNLNRFIVREWSLISHKSISEGSKDNFEFMFLRAIDINEKLFYESLNFNNDNNESKNKVINKLRLFFDSFINILLDGFNNDNEYEYLKNVRLVFDDFDGILSIGFKYFNDEYKERNFILSSSILEFFNVYIILEFIKKENLKPIILIDNICSSLDKNLQINLIKYINSVANNNLKILFATSSTNFIITNNYYYIKKNKFGKNVIHKDRKYLNNLNYSYDYKLNNFYKLNKDKLDSKYKKIILLEGVNYCKILQKLLPNHYYVTFLNGRYDLINTSLELKKFNLDIYYLYKENQEDKFYFDKYVNKLSYVKLCKFKYLNKVEELIKYLLNGFNINNINDEEEQIIINISNLYNSCQVDKNCRKSITDYFCNNYENLKNIINKSYIIEIINLFE from the coding sequence ATGAAAATAAAAATAAATAGTGTAGAAGGATTTAAAAAAAACCAAATAATAAATTTTAAGGATAATCTTAATATTATATTAGGACCAAGTGGATCAGGAAAGACAACGCTATTAAATAAAATTGAGTTTTGTTATATAAATCAAATTAGTAACAAAGAAATTGAAATTGAAGGTAGTATTAAAAATAATGAAGTTTATAAATTTCAAATCGAAGATGAAAAAGATGCTAAAAAGTTATCTGACTTTTACATTAAATTAACATTAAGATATTTATTAGAGTTTTATTACATAGTTACTAGTGAAAACGAATACTTAAATGCATTTAAGAAAAGTAGGGTATCAAATATTGATTTAATAAAACTAGTTAATGATCAGTTTTTATTATTTATTAATTACTTTAAATCTTTATACAAGGAAGGTTTTTTGTATATGGATAGTTTAAACAATAGATTTTATTTAATAAAGATTAAAGGTTTTCATAATTTATTTTATATTTTAATTAATAAAGTTATAACTAATGATATAGATAATAATTTTCATTTAGATATTGAGAGAATGTATCAAAATAATTATTTAAACTATTTAGATTACTTAAATAATAGCATATGAATTAATGACTATTTAATTAGTAAATATAATAATAAAAAAAATATTAGTATAGATAGCTCAGTTTTTATTAAATATTATGGAAAGTCTTTTAATGAATTTATACAAAGGACGGAAGTATTAGAATTATTTAGAACATTAAGGAAAAATATTTCACCTAAAGAATTAATCAAGTTTATAGATAACAAAGTTGAAAAATTAAATATAGATACATTTTCAACTACACAAGAAAAGTTAATTACATCTACAATAAATAACAAAGTTATATTAAATTTAAACAGATTTATTGTTAGAGAATGAAGCCTTATTAGTCATAAATCAATATCAGAAGGAAGCAAAGATAATTTTGAGTTTATGTTCTTAAGAGCCATAGATATTAATGAGAAACTTTTTTATGAGTCCCTAAATTTTAATAATGATAATAATGAATCTAAAAACAAAGTAATAAATAAATTAAGACTGTTTTTTGATAGTTTCATAAACATATTATTAGATGGATTTAATAATGATAATGAATACGAGTATTTAAAAAATGTAAGATTGGTATTTGATGATTTTGATGGGATTCTTAGTATTGGTTTTAAATACTTTAATGATGAATATAAAGAAAGAAATTTTATTTTATCTTCTTCAATATTAGAGTTTTTTAATGTATATATTATTTTAGAATTTATAAAAAAAGAAAATCTAAAACCAATAATATTAATTGATAATATATGCTCATCGCTAGACAAAAACTTACAAATTAATTTAATTAAGTATATCAATAGTGTTGCGAACAATAATTTAAAAATATTATTTGCTACGTCTAGTACGAATTTTATAATTACAAATAATTATTATTATATTAAAAAAAACAAGTTTGGAAAGAATGTAATACATAAAGATAGAAAATATTTAAATAATCTTAATTATTCTTATGACTATAAATTGAATAATTTCTATAAATTGAATAAAGATAAGTTGGATTCAAAATATAAAAAAATCATTTTATTAGAAGGTGTAAATTATTGCAAAATATTACAAAAGTTACTACCTAATCATTATTACGTAACTTTTTTAAATGGCAGATATGATTTGATCAATACATCGTTGGAGCTAAAAAAATTTAACTTAGATATTTATTATTTGTATAAAGAAAATCAAGAAGACAAATTTTATTTTGATAAATATGTAAATAAATTAAGTTATGTTAAGTTATGTAAGTTTAAATACTTAAATAAAGTAGAGGAGTTAATTAAATATTTATTAAATGGATTTAACATTAATAATATTAATGATGAAGAAGAACAAATTATTATTAATATTTCAAATTTATATAACTCATGTCAGGTAGATAAAAATTGTAGAAAATCAATAACCGATTATTTTTGTAATAATTATGAAAATTTAAAAAATATCATTAATAAGAGTTATATTATTGAAATTATTAATCTTTTTGAATAA
- a CDS encoding arginine deiminase, which produces MAKEYSINVYSEIGNLRTVLLHRPGNELENLSPDLLERLLFDDTPDLIVAQQEHDVFAEELTKNGVEVLYIEKLVEEVITGSPKLRTSLINTFLLESDCKTEYLEIIRKYFEKMNNKELVDKMIAGITKHEVDINDDDNYPLVIDPLPNILFQRDPFASIGNGATINHMFTTTRRRETLFIDMVLKNHPRFVNKVNFWYERNENNNIEGGDILVLNKNTLIIGASQRTNMEAIKSIAERIIKDDSISYKKVIALELKTKNRAFMHLDTVFTNVDYDKFIAHPLIFENMDEFKIFEFSDEGMKKIEKRLEEYLSEQVGKKVQFIKCGGDDPIAQAREQWNDGTNVLTIKPGEVIAYSRNHITVNKLKEAGVKVHEIASSELSRGRGGPRCMSMPIWREDI; this is translated from the coding sequence ATGGCAAAAGAATATTCAATTAATGTCTATTCTGAAATAGGAAATCTTAGAACTGTCTTGTTACATAGACCGGGAAATGAGTTAGAAAACTTATCACCTGATTTATTAGAAAGATTATTATTTGATGACACACCTGACTTAATCGTCGCACAACAAGAACACGATGTATTTGCGGAGGAGTTAACTAAAAACGGAGTTGAAGTTTTATATATTGAGAAACTAGTAGAAGAAGTTATTACTGGGTCTCCAAAACTGAGAACTTCTTTGATTAATACATTTTTATTAGAATCAGATTGTAAAACTGAGTATTTAGAAATAATAAGAAAGTACTTTGAGAAAATGAATAATAAAGAACTGGTAGATAAAATGATTGCTGGTATCACAAAACATGAAGTTGATATTAACGATGATGATAATTACCCATTAGTAATTGATCCCTTACCAAATATTTTATTTCAAAGAGACCCGTTTGCATCAATAGGAAATGGAGCAACAATAAATCACATGTTTACTACTACAAGAAGAAGAGAAACTTTATTTATTGATATGGTTTTAAAAAATCATCCAAGATTTGTTAACAAGGTAAATTTTTGATATGAAAGAAATGAAAATAATAATATTGAGGGCGGAGATATTCTTGTATTAAATAAAAATACTTTAATAATTGGTGCATCACAAAGAACTAACATGGAAGCCATAAAAAGTATTGCAGAAAGAATTATAAAAGATGATTCAATATCATATAAAAAAGTTATAGCATTGGAACTAAAAACAAAAAACAGAGCATTTATGCATTTGGATACAGTCTTTACAAATGTTGATTATGATAAATTTATTGCTCACCCACTTATATTTGAAAATATGGATGAATTCAAAATATTTGAGTTTAGCGATGAAGGTATGAAAAAAATTGAAAAAAGACTTGAAGAATATCTAAGTGAGCAAGTAGGTAAAAAAGTACAATTTATAAAATGTGGTGGTGATGACCCAATTGCTCAAGCAAGAGAACAATGGAATGACGGAACTAATGTTTTAACAATTAAACCAGGTGAAGTTATCGCTTATTCAAGAAATCATATCACTGTTAATAAATTAAAAGAAGCAGGAGTAAAAGTTCATGAAATTGCTTCATCTGAATTATCAAGAGGACGTGGTGGACCAAGATGTATGTCAATGCCAATATGAAGAGAAGATATTTAG
- the argF gene encoding ornithine carbamoyltransferase — MAINLKGRNFLKLLDFSQREIYYLLDLSKQLKEAKYTGTERKQLEGKTVALIFQKDSTRTRCAFEVGAADLGMNSVYLGPSGSQFGKKESVEDSAKVLGRMFDGIQFRGFKQSDVENLAKYSGVPVWNGLTDEWHPTQMLADIMTIQEAKGIKKVQGIKLVYFGDCRFNMANSYMVVCAKLGMNFIGCAPKNLWPNDDLLKQCKEIAKLNGGSIEMTIDHTLAAYDADVIATDVWVSMGEDSKMWGSRIKELKNYQVNMEKIKQAKDDVIFLHCLPSFHDDKTEVAQEVIKNFGGNGELEVTDEVFNSKYSYVFEEAENRLHTIKAVMLATIRG; from the coding sequence ATGGCAATTAATTTAAAAGGACGTAATTTTTTAAAACTCTTAGATTTTTCACAAAGAGAAATATATTATTTATTAGATCTTTCAAAACAATTAAAAGAAGCGAAATATACAGGAACAGAAAGAAAACAACTTGAGGGTAAAACAGTTGCCCTAATATTTCAAAAAGACTCAACTAGAACAAGATGTGCTTTTGAAGTAGGAGCTGCCGATTTAGGTATGAACTCAGTTTATCTTGGTCCAAGTGGAAGTCAATTTGGTAAAAAAGAATCAGTTGAAGATAGCGCTAAAGTTTTAGGAAGAATGTTTGATGGAATACAATTTCGTGGTTTTAAACAATCAGATGTAGAAAATTTAGCCAAATACTCTGGAGTTCCTGTGTGAAATGGTTTAACAGATGAATGACACCCTACTCAAATGTTAGCAGATATAATGACAATACAAGAGGCAAAAGGTATTAAAAAAGTTCAAGGAATAAAACTTGTTTACTTTGGAGATTGTAGATTTAATATGGCAAACAGTTATATGGTTGTTTGCGCAAAATTAGGTATGAATTTTATAGGATGTGCCCCTAAAAACTTATGACCAAATGATGATTTATTAAAACAATGTAAAGAAATTGCTAAATTAAATGGTGGATCAATTGAAATGACAATCGATCATACTTTAGCTGCTTATGATGCGGATGTAATTGCAACAGACGTGTGGGTATCAATGGGTGAAGATTCAAAAATGTGAGGGTCTAGAATTAAAGAATTAAAGAACTATCAAGTAAATATGGAGAAAATTAAGCAAGCTAAAGATGATGTTATTTTCTTGCATTGTTTACCAAGTTTTCATGATGATAAAACTGAAGTAGCACAAGAAGTTATAAAAAATTTTGGTGGTAATGGTGAATTAGAAGTAACCGATGAAGTATTCAACTCAAAATACTCATATGTTTTTGAAGAAGCGGAAAATCGTCTCCATACTATTAAAGCGGTAATGTTAGCAACAATCCGAGGATAA